Within Runella rosea, the genomic segment GGCCTTCGCCCAGCCCGCCAGCTTTTTGGAGATCGGGCATTACCACGTCTACCGCCCCCAATTCCAACAGTTTCCGGAAGCCGTGCGCCAAATAGTGGTTTTCACCCGCACAGATGGGCGTTTGGGTAGAGTCCCGGACGGTCTTATAGGCTTCGGGGTTTTCGGCGGGAAACGGTTCTTCCAAAAACAATAATTTTAACGGTTCCATCATCTTAGCTACGCGCTTGCCAGTGGTGGTATCATAGCGACCGTGCATGTCTACACAAATGTCGATTTTTGGCCCAACGGCTTCCCGCACGGCGGCAATTTGGTTATACATCCGTTCCAATTCCCCATTGCTTGCGGTCCAGTTGTAAGCGTCGTACTTGTTGGGGTCATTGCGCTCGTCAATGTCGTATTTTACGGCGGTAAATCCCATTTTTACGGCGGCTTTGGCGCTTTCGGCAAAGGCGGCAGGGCCTGTTTGGGTGGTTCTGTACGCACCGGTATCGCAATAAACGCGGATTTTGTCCCGAAATTTTCCTCCCAATAACTGATACACGGGCATTCCGAGCGCTTTGCCGGCCAAATCCCACAGGGCAGACTCAACCGCCGACAAAACCGCAATGTACATCCCCGCCTGCGCTCCTTCAAAAAAACCAGCGCGGCGCACATCTTCAAACAAGCGGTGTACATTGAGCGGATTTTTCCCCTTGATACGCTCGCCCATCATTTTGACCAGATGGTACGTGCCGGGCGTTGCATCAACACCTTCACCGCAACCGTGAATACCCTGATTGGTATAAATTTTAACAAATAAACTGTGCCCGTTGCGGATAAAACCGCATTTAATATCGGTGATTTTTAAATCAGAAGGGGCTGAAGATTGGGGTGTGCGGTGGAGCGCAGTTTCAAGTCCTTGGCCATAACTGCTGAGGGTTGAAAGGCCCAGAGCGGTGGTAATGGCACTTTTGGTTAAAAAGTCGCGGCGGGAGGTCATTGGATTGTTGAAAGGTTAAAAATGGAAGGAAAAGGGTTAACAATTTACCAAGTGCGATTTTTCAAATATTCCTGAATTTGTTCTTTCGGTACTGGAAGCTCGTTGATGTGTGAATTGAGCCATTTCGAAAAATCTTTTTCAATCTCGTCCGACCAGCGATTGTCGATTTGTCCTGCCGTGTATTTTTGCTCGCGGAGCCGTTCATGGCCAAACATATCGCGCAAACGCACGATTTCTGAAGTAGTTACCACCTTTTCGGCCAAATGTGGTGGAATAAATGTAACGGCCCCGTCGCGCCCCAGCACGACGTCGCCGGGCATGACCATTACCTTGCCAATGCGCGTAGGGTGATTAATGCCCACCAAGGTAGTATTCAGTTCACCATCAGGATTGTTGAGGTGGTGTGAAGGGTGATAAGTGCGGAAAAAAGAAGTAAAACCGCCGATTTCTTTCAGCCCCGCAATGTCGCGAATGGCACCTTCGTACACAATGCCGTTGCCTGATTTGGCGTAGATGGAATTTCCTAAATTATCGCCGATGGTAGGGCCATTTTCGTGCGCTCCGAATTGGTCCACTACGTACACATCGCCTTTGACGAGCAGGTCAATCGGCCATGAATTCTGGGACTTGATGCGCCCGTCTTTTTCGTGTCCTTTTTTATCAATCACGCGGTGAACGTCTGGCCGACCGGGCATAAACGTTGCGGTCAAGGCCCGTCCAACCAACACGCTGTCGGGGTTGATGCATTGCCACCCCTCAGCGTACTGAAATTTATAGTTGGCTCCTTTCATCACCGCCCATGCTTCTTCATGCGTGACGAGCCTCATGCGTTTGAGGAGCGCATCGGAAACTTTGGGGCGACCGTCGGCAAAGCGTTCTCCCTTCCATTCGGGGGTTAGAAAAAGGAGCTCTTCTTTGGAAATTTGTTGGGCAAATAGGGGTAAGGTGAGTCCCCCCCATAGAATAGCGGAGAAAAAGAGAGTTTTCACAAGATACTAAGTTGAGGATTAAAGGTTTTACTTTAAAAGCCGATATTCTCCTAAACTTACTTTTGCGCTATTTTTTCTATTAATACTTCTGTTTTATGGATTAAAATTAACCCTATTTCGCCGAAGGTTTTATCCCATAACTGCGCAATTCGTCGCGTATTTTTTTTACCCAACTTGCCTGCATTCCTTGGTTGATTCCGTGGTTGGTTTCGTCATCGTATTGCTGCTGAAGCTGCGTATGAAGCCGAAAATATTCCAGATATTGGTATTGAATCTCACTACTGAAGTCCTCGACAGAAAACGTCATGGTTTGTACTTTTCGCTTAAAGCGCTCTGCGGTGACGCGAGTTACGTCAAAATGAAGCTGTTCGTGGTCGAGAACGTAGTCGTTTTTAGAATCGGGCCGAACCCATGAGATGGTTTTGTCAATCCAAACTTTCGTCCGAACTCGTAGCTCTACGGTGCGATTTTTGACGGAGGAACGAGCCTCAAATCCGAAACTCGTAAATACCTGTGCTGCCCACCGATTAAACACACTGGGAGCACCCTGAAAATCCAACCATGTAAGCGGCCGATTGGGGTTATAATACACCAGTGAGTCGGCTTTGGCGGGCGCTATAAGGCTATCATCTTCGATAATAACGGTGACACTTTTCGCAAAAATATCGGAGACATTCACGCTTTGGGCGTACCATTTACTAAACCCCTTCAATTCATTTTCCAACAACCGCCTGATTTGGGGCTCAATGATATCTTCTGGCGGAACCCCGCTGCGGGTGTAGGTCGTGGTGGCATTGCCGCCAGTAAGAAAGACTCGTTTACCATCACGGTACGTTTCAAAGCTCAGATTCATTTTGATTTTCCCAGTCACTTTGGCGGGAGGGAGTAGGGTTTCTCTTACATGTAATTCTTTGATCACAAGGATAATAGGGGTTAGGGAGTCGGTGTTGGCGGGGTTGAAATGCCGTCGCAACAACTTGTCGATGGAGGGAGCTACCCCTCCCTGGAGGACGGCGGTTAGGGGCTGTGGCTTACTCCAAACCGTTCCAATATTGGTAGTGATGGGGCGGCTGTCAATGACTTCGACGATAAAAAAACCTTTGGGCTGTACGTTGAGCCGTTCGGATTTTAGGGTGATGGTTTGGGTCTGCGAGAAACACGGCGTTGGGAGGGTAGATTGCACGATAAAAAACAACAAAACCCATGCGAGACTACGCTGCATACCTTTCTTATTTGTTACTTTGTCTTTCATTACGTACGAATTACAACGAATACACGGCACTTTTAAACTCAATGTTCAAGAAAATGCGTCCTGCTTTTGACGATATATTTATGGAATTGGCCCAAAATCTGGCGCGGCGATCGCATTGCATCAAAGCGCAGGTAGGGTCTGTCCTCACCAAAGATACGCGGATTATTTCAATCGGTTATAATGGCCCGCCGTCGGGAACCCACAATTGTGATGAAGAATTTCCTGGCGTCGGTTGTCCCCGAGACTCTAAAGGAAGTTGTTCTTTGGCCTTACATGCGGAGCAAAACGCCATTTTGTACGCCGTTAAAAATGGCGCAAATCTGGAAGGAACCACTCTCTATGTAACACTTTCGCCTTGCATAGCCTGTGCCCGGGTAATTTTTACGATGAAAATCAAACGGGTTATTTATCTAAATTCTTATGCCGAATACAAAGGCATCGGTATTGATGAAGGGGTAGAATTTTTGCGCAAGTTTGGGGTGGAAGTAGATCGGTACATTCCGAAAGAGAATGTTGAAAGCCAATTGTCTATTGACCATCTAAAATAACACTTTCTGCACTTTTTCTGACAAAACGACAAAACCCAATCGGTCATTCGTAATCGAACCTCGCCAATGAACTACCTCGCCCATTTTTATTTGTCTTTTGAGCAGGAACCATTAATCATTGGCAATTTGCTGGGCGATTTTGCCCGTGGCCGCCTTGACCACCCGCGCAATGACCGATACAACGCCTCCATCAAGCAAGGCATTTTGTTGCATCGTCATATTGATTCATTTACTGATTCGCATCCGTCGGGCCATACCTGTCGTCAGGCATTGCCTGACTATTTTGGCAAATATAAAGGTGTGATTACGGATATGTATTTTGATTATTTTCTGGCAAAACACTTTGCGGATTATCATCATTTGCCCCTAAAACACTTTACGATGTACGTGTACGGGGTGTTGGAAAAGCACCGTTCGGTTTTGCCGCAAGAAGCTTTCGGGTTGGTAGATTCGATGATTAAGTACGATTGGTTGTATAATTATCAGTTTCTGGAAGGTATGAATCGGTCGTTTGGTGGAATGTCGCGACGTTATCCGTTTTTGGCGGGGATTGAGCGGGCAGGAGCAGAGCTGTTTGAAAATGAAGCCCTCTATGAGCCATATTTTCGGGCATTTTTCCCTGATTTAATCAGCAGTTGCAAGGATTTTCTTTCGTACGATTAGAGGTAATTTATCTAACTACTTGAACCATGTTTAATGAACCTACTCCTTTAAAAGAACTGATGAGCCACTTTCCGCAGGCGGGAGAGGTGATTTGGATTGGACTACGTACGGCTACGCGACAAGAGATTAAAATTGTGGAAGAAACCTACGCCCGTATTGGTACAGGCTTAGAAGGCGACCGCTACAAAGGTACTGCCGATAGCAAACGTCAGGTGACGCTGATACAAGCCGAACATTTGGCGGCGGTAGGGTCGTATCTGGGGCGGGGAATCATTGATCCCGTATTGACACGACGCAATATCGTAGTGCAAGGAATCAACCTATTGGCACTCAAAGACCATCGCATCCAGATTGGAGACGCTGTACTTGAGATGACTGGACTGTGCCATCCGTGCAGCCGCATGGAAGAAGTTTTGGGGCCTGGAGGCTACAACGCCATGCGCGGACACGGCGGTATCACTGCGCGCGTGGTGCAAGAAGGGGCTATTCGGTTAGGGGATACCGTGACGGTTTTAAAAACGGAGCAGAAGATTTAATGCTAACTTCCTGATAACTTTTCAATTACTTACGTTCTCTGTTTTTTCTGTTTGAATTCAGACATTGACTTGCTAACTTGCGGCCATGGCAGACAATTTTGTAGTATCGGCTCGGAAATATCGCCCCGTTACGTTTGATACGGTGGTCGGACAGTCGCACATTACCACTACCCTCAAAAATGCAATTCGTACCAATCACCTTGCACAGGCTTTTTTGTTTTGTGGCCCGCGTGGGGTGGGAAAAACGACCAATGCGCGTATTTTAGCCAAAACCATTAATTGTCAGAGTCTTACGGAGGATGTTGAGCCCTGCGGTGTGTGTGAATCTTGCGTGGCGTTTCAAAACAATGCCTCTTTTAACGTGCATGAATTGGATGCCGCTTCCAACAACTCCGTCGATGATATTCGAAATCTGATTGATCAGGTACGGTATCCGCCCCAAACGGGTAAGTACAAAATCTACATCATTGACGAGGTTCATATGCTGTCTTCGGCGGCGTTCAATGCGTTTTTGAAGACGCTCGAAGAGCCACCGAGCTATGCCATCTTTATTCTAGCAACCACGGAAAAACACAAGATTTTACCGACGATTTTGTCGCGTTGTCAAATTTTCGATTTTAACAGGATTCAACCGCGCGACATCGCCGACCATATTGAGCAAATTGCAAAGAAAGAAGGCATCAAAACCGAGCGCGAAGCCCTCGAACTCATTGCCCAAAAAGCCGACGGTGGACTGCGCGATGCGCTTTCGATGTTTGACCTTAATGTGACTTTTTCGACCGACAATACGGTGCGTTATAAAGAGGTTCTCGAAAATCTTCACATTCTTGACTACGATTATTATTTCCGATTGACGGATGCACTTTTGACGGGAAACCTCTCGGAAACACTTTTGACATTTAACGAAGTTCTGAAAAAAGGTTTTGACGGACACTTGTTTGTGATTGGAATGTTAGAGCATTTTCGTAACCTGTTGGTATCAAAAGATGCTGCCACGGTACAGTTGCTCGAAGTGTCAGAAACCGCCAAGAACAAATACCTGGACCAATCAACGCGGGCGTCGCTTTCCTTCTTATTATCGGCTTTGAGCATTGGCGGTCAGTGCGATATAAACTACAAAGCGTCGAAGCAGCAACGGCTGCACGTAGAGCTGTGCCTCATGAAAATGGCCAAGCTTACCGAGGTGCTGGATTTGGAAGCCCTCGCGGCCGACGAAAAAAAAAAGCCTAACGTAGGGGCAGGTCCGGGCGGCGTACCGCTTGCGTCTGCTCAAAAAGGTAATAACGGTTCTTCGCCAAACGCGCTGGCAAATCCTGTAAATAGAACAGATGCCAATCCCGCATCCTCCTCGTCGTTGCCCACAACGGCCGAGCCTACCATTACCTATCAAAATGCGCCTAATGGAAAAGGATTGCCGCTGGGAAAACTGCGCTCAACGGTCAATTTAAGTACATCCATTACCGATACTCCCGCACCTACGCAGGTTTCCAAACCTGTCGAAGTAGCATTAGATGCCTTGCCAGAAAAAGACCTTCCCGTGACGATGGAGGCGCTGAAAGAAGTTTGGGCTGAATTTTCCCGAATGCGGGAACAAAACGGCGGTGCGGTGAGTGAGCAGATCATGCTTAACCGTGATTTTATCTTTGAGAATATGACCATTGAGTTGGTATTAGACAACCTGCATCAGGAAACCCTGCTCAATGAAATCAAACCGACCTTATTGGGTTATCTTCGTCGAAAGCTCCAAAACCGTCAGATTCAGCTTTCTCACCAAATTGCGCAAAGTGATGGAAAGCGCAACCCTTACACACCGCAGGAGAAATTCAACGTGCTCGCCGAGCGCAATCCCGCCCTCTTTGACTTGCAGCGGCTGCTAGGGTTGGAGGTTGATTTTTAGGGAATCGTAGCAAATCTTTTTTGGTTTTTTAGGTGATATTTACCTGAAATTGAAAATAGTTATCAAACGGTAAAAAACCTCTCTTGAGGCCTCTTATGCCCATTTTTTAGCTTTTTTTTGCCTTCGAACGGCCCCATGAAATTAGAAGAATAAGGCACTTTTTAATAATTTTTTGTCAATCCGAGATGAAAAAATTATTATTGAAAATAATACAACTATGCCTTAATTCCGCTCATTTCACTCCCTTACAAATGTTTAAATACTTCTTTTTCAGCATTAGCTGTTTGTTTACTGCTTCTTTGTTCGCTCAAGAAAAAAAAGCTGTTTTTGGGGAAATCCCTCTGGATGATGTCACTATGAAAGCATATCCATTGGACACCACAGCTGATGCAGTGGCTTTGTATGATTATGGTGAAACCACGTATGATTATAAAAGCAGTGATATTTTTATCAATCTGACGTACCACGGAAGGATAAAGATTTTAAAAAAATCAGCTTTGGGCCGGGCTACAATAAGTATCCCTTTTTTTCGAGGAATGGGTAAAACGGATGAGTTAGTGACGGATATTAAGGGATTCACGCACAACTTTGTGAACGGCCAGGTGGTGAAGGAAAAGCTCACCAAAGAAATGATATTTAATGAAAAACTGTCAGATAACTACTCTCAATACAAATTTACGTTGCCCAACGTTAGGGAAGGCTCAGTGATTGAATTTAGTTATACCATCTCAACGCCAATGTCGCTCACCAATAACCCCAAAACATGGACTTTTCAGGGAACCACGCCAGTTAGGTGGAGTGAGTACCGCATTGTGATTCCCGATGTGCTGTTTTATCGGATGTTGATGTCTGGTTATTTGCCGCTGGCGATTAATGAAAACAAGCCCATCAATACGATGTTTGCCGGAGAGAATATGGGGGCTGTTTTGTATCGTTTGGTGGTCAAGGATGCCCCTGCTTTTCGTGATGAACCTTATATTACAACGCCTTCTGATTATGTTTCCAAGATTGATTTTGAACTGGCAAGCGTCAATTGGACGGGTGTGTATACTAAAAATTTCTCTTTGGATTATGCGAGTATGAATAAGACGTTGTTGGAAGACAGCGATTTTGGAGAGCAACTAAAACGGACCAATTTTCTAAAAAGCATTGCCGCTGACATCAAAGCCAAAAACGCAGATACGACCGCGCAATGGCAGGCCGCAATGAAGTATGTTACTTCCAACGTAAAATGGGATGGTAAAACAAGTATCTATTCTAAAAGCCTTAAAAAGGTCCTAGAGAAGAAAGAAGGAGACTCAGGAGATATGAATTTGTTGCTCATTGCTTTGCTCCGTGAAATGGACTACGATGCCAATCCTCTGGTTCTTAGTACTCGTTCGCACGGACTAATCAATGAATCATACGCCCTTCTCAAAAAATTCAACTATGTAGTGGCGCACATAAGCAAAGATGGTAAAGATGTATTATTGGATGCCACGGATGAGTTTTTGAAAGCAGGGGTTTTGCCAATTGAATGTCTCAATCAGATAGGATGGCTGGTTCATCCAACAGACGCTCATTT encodes:
- a CDS encoding mandelate racemase/muconate lactonizing enzyme family protein — protein: MTSRRDFLTKSAITTALGLSTLSSYGQGLETALHRTPQSSAPSDLKITDIKCGFIRNGHSLFVKIYTNQGIHGCGEGVDATPGTYHLVKMMGERIKGKNPLNVHRLFEDVRRAGFFEGAQAGMYIAVLSAVESALWDLAGKALGMPVYQLLGGKFRDKIRVYCDTGAYRTTQTGPAAFAESAKAAVKMGFTAVKYDIDERNDPNKYDAYNWTASNGELERMYNQIAAVREAVGPKIDICVDMHGRYDTTTGKRVAKMMEPLKLLFLEEPFPAENPEAYKTVRDSTQTPICAGENHYLAHGFRKLLELGAVDVVMPDLQKAGGLGEGQRIANLANLYYVPFAPHMVASYLGAMASSHVCASVPNFLILEWQIYFHEEPMFKEIVTFDGPMVKDGYIPLSEKPGVGVEINEEGMRKYAPKGVPFFE
- a CDS encoding RraA family protein; this translates as MKTLFFSAILWGGLTLPLFAQQISKEELLFLTPEWKGERFADGRPKVSDALLKRMRLVTHEEAWAVMKGANYKFQYAEGWQCINPDSVLVGRALTATFMPGRPDVHRVIDKKGHEKDGRIKSQNSWPIDLLVKGDVYVVDQFGAHENGPTIGDNLGNSIYAKSGNGIVYEGAIRDIAGLKEIGGFTSFFRTYHPSHHLNNPDGELNTTLVGINHPTRIGKVMVMPGDVVLGRDGAVTFIPPHLAEKVVTTSEIVRLRDMFGHERLREQKYTAGQIDNRWSDEIEKDFSKWLNSHINELPVPKEQIQEYLKNRTW
- a CDS encoding DUF922 domain-containing protein: MQRSLAWVLLFFIVQSTLPTPCFSQTQTITLKSERLNVQPKGFFIVEVIDSRPITTNIGTVWSKPQPLTAVLQGGVAPSIDKLLRRHFNPANTDSLTPIILVIKELHVRETLLPPAKVTGKIKMNLSFETYRDGKRVFLTGGNATTTYTRSGVPPEDIIEPQIRRLLENELKGFSKWYAQSVNVSDIFAKSVTVIIEDDSLIAPAKADSLVYYNPNRPLTWLDFQGAPSVFNRWAAQVFTSFGFEARSSVKNRTVELRVRTKVWIDKTISWVRPDSKNDYVLDHEQLHFDVTRVTAERFKRKVQTMTFSVEDFSSEIQYQYLEYFRLHTQLQQQYDDETNHGINQGMQASWVKKIRDELRSYGIKPSAK
- a CDS encoding deoxycytidylate deaminase; amino-acid sequence: MRPAFDDIFMELAQNLARRSHCIKAQVGSVLTKDTRIISIGYNGPPSGTHNCDEEFPGVGCPRDSKGSCSLALHAEQNAILYAVKNGANLEGTTLYVTLSPCIACARVIFTMKIKRVIYLNSYAEYKGIGIDEGVEFLRKFGVEVDRYIPKENVESQLSIDHLK
- a CDS encoding acyl carrier protein phosphodiesterase, encoding MNYLAHFYLSFEQEPLIIGNLLGDFARGRLDHPRNDRYNASIKQGILLHRHIDSFTDSHPSGHTCRQALPDYFGKYKGVITDMYFDYFLAKHFADYHHLPLKHFTMYVYGVLEKHRSVLPQEAFGLVDSMIKYDWLYNYQFLEGMNRSFGGMSRRYPFLAGIERAGAELFENEALYEPYFRAFFPDLISSCKDFLSYD
- a CDS encoding MOSC domain-containing protein, producing MFNEPTPLKELMSHFPQAGEVIWIGLRTATRQEIKIVEETYARIGTGLEGDRYKGTADSKRQVTLIQAEHLAAVGSYLGRGIIDPVLTRRNIVVQGINLLALKDHRIQIGDAVLEMTGLCHPCSRMEEVLGPGGYNAMRGHGGITARVVQEGAIRLGDTVTVLKTEQKI
- a CDS encoding DNA polymerase III subunit gamma/tau, giving the protein MADNFVVSARKYRPVTFDTVVGQSHITTTLKNAIRTNHLAQAFLFCGPRGVGKTTNARILAKTINCQSLTEDVEPCGVCESCVAFQNNASFNVHELDAASNNSVDDIRNLIDQVRYPPQTGKYKIYIIDEVHMLSSAAFNAFLKTLEEPPSYAIFILATTEKHKILPTILSRCQIFDFNRIQPRDIADHIEQIAKKEGIKTEREALELIAQKADGGLRDALSMFDLNVTFSTDNTVRYKEVLENLHILDYDYYFRLTDALLTGNLSETLLTFNEVLKKGFDGHLFVIGMLEHFRNLLVSKDAATVQLLEVSETAKNKYLDQSTRASLSFLLSALSIGGQCDINYKASKQQRLHVELCLMKMAKLTEVLDLEALAADEKKKPNVGAGPGGVPLASAQKGNNGSSPNALANPVNRTDANPASSSSLPTTAEPTITYQNAPNGKGLPLGKLRSTVNLSTSITDTPAPTQVSKPVEVALDALPEKDLPVTMEALKEVWAEFSRMREQNGGAVSEQIMLNRDFIFENMTIELVLDNLHQETLLNEIKPTLLGYLRRKLQNRQIQLSHQIAQSDGKRNPYTPQEKFNVLAERNPALFDLQRLLGLEVDF
- a CDS encoding DUF3857 domain-containing protein; translation: MFKYFFFSISCLFTASLFAQEKKAVFGEIPLDDVTMKAYPLDTTADAVALYDYGETTYDYKSSDIFINLTYHGRIKILKKSALGRATISIPFFRGMGKTDELVTDIKGFTHNFVNGQVVKEKLTKEMIFNEKLSDNYSQYKFTLPNVREGSVIEFSYTISTPMSLTNNPKTWTFQGTTPVRWSEYRIVIPDVLFYRMLMSGYLPLAINENKPINTMFAGENMGAVLYRLVVKDAPAFRDEPYITTPSDYVSKIDFELASVNWTGVYTKNFSLDYASMNKTLLEDSDFGEQLKRTNFLKSIAADIKAKNADTTAQWQAAMKYVTSNVKWDGKTSIYSKSLKKVLEKKEGDSGDMNLLLIALLREMDYDANPLVLSTRSHGLINESYALLKKFNYVVAHISKDGKDVLLDATDEFLKAGVLPIECLNQIGWLVHPTDAHFVNIQPIEQDREYEKADFSISEDGELTGTFLKSYGGYSAVSARNVFKEEGKEKFLEEIKKAKSSWTITKAEYKNLNDIDMALEANYDVSMTDFVTKAGNLLYLKPMLGEGYTTNPFKAEERAFPVDFGYSTEETFLANFQIPKGYAVAEMPKTGVVSLPSGGGRFTYTVSVNEQKISLISRYQLKKPTYTAEEYGLLRAFFDAIIAKHNEQIVLKKVN